The following are encoded together in the Planctomycetota bacterium genome:
- a CDS encoding DUF58 domain-containing protein: MSALTRLDDLLDAPLVAALDRLDLMSRKMLQGRMQGERRSRRRGQGMDFADFRPYAAGDDLRFVDWNIYGRLDRLFLKMFLEEEDLGLVIAVDGSASMDSGEPNKFDVARRIAMALAYVGLVNQHRVTLALLQEGRADKLSGLRGRRRAAEAASWLISRKAEGATGFESACRTLASARLGRGVVVVLSDYLLREGYATGLRALAARGWDVFALQVLSPEEMDPRKGGQSDDVRLVDRENKNEVEITLTAAVVRDQKRRVETFNAELREACLRLGVRQMTIDSAVDYQKLLLETFRKQGLLK; this comes from the coding sequence ATGAGCGCGCTGACCCGGCTTGACGATCTTCTGGACGCACCGCTGGTGGCGGCGCTGGACCGCCTGGACCTGATGAGCCGCAAGATGCTGCAGGGGCGCATGCAGGGTGAGCGCCGCAGCCGGCGCCGCGGCCAGGGCATGGACTTCGCCGACTTCCGACCCTATGCGGCGGGCGACGACCTGCGCTTCGTCGACTGGAACATCTACGGTCGCCTCGACCGCCTCTTCCTCAAGATGTTCCTGGAGGAGGAGGACCTGGGCCTGGTGATCGCCGTCGACGGCAGCGCCAGCATGGACTCCGGCGAGCCCAACAAGTTCGATGTGGCGCGGCGCATCGCCATGGCGCTGGCCTATGTCGGACTGGTCAACCAGCACCGCGTCACCCTGGCGCTGCTGCAGGAGGGACGCGCCGACAAGCTCTCGGGATTGCGCGGCCGCCGCCGCGCCGCCGAGGCCGCGAGCTGGCTGATCTCGCGCAAGGCCGAGGGCGCGACGGGCTTTGAAAGCGCCTGCCGCACGCTGGCCTCGGCGCGTCTTGGCCGCGGCGTGGTGGTGGTTCTGAGCGACTATCTGCTGCGCGAGGGCTACGCCACCGGCCTGCGCGCGCTGGCGGCGCGGGGCTGGGATGTCTTCGCGCTGCAGGTGCTTTCGCCCGAGGAAATGGATCCGCGCAAGGGCGGTCAAAGCGATGACGTGCGCCTGGTGGATCGCGAGAACAAGAACGAAGTTGAGATCACCCTCACCGCCGCGGTCGTGCGCGACCAGAAGCGCCGCGTGGAGACCTTCAACGCCGAGCTGCGCGAGGCCTGCCTGCGGCTGGGGGTGCGCCAGATGACCATCGACTCGGCGGTCGACTATCAGAAGCTGCTGCTGGAGACCTTCCGCAAGCAGGGGCTGCTCAAATGA
- a CDS encoding AAA family ATPase: protein MSEVATPRRDIAAECDAFRAVATQWKDSICTRIVGLGDSLEQTLWCLLANGHILLEGVPGLGKTLLVQTISESAGLRASRIQCTPDLMPADVLGTTVLVEDPVHGGREHKFRPGPIFTQVLLADELNRATPRSQSALLEAMQERSVSVGGKTYQLDKPFLVLATQNPIEQEGTHPLPEAQLDRFMAKIEVPSPSREALRTILERTTSQPLPALKAVITPEQLLAAQQLAREVVAAPQVLDWAIRLVLATQPGSPFFGEFARRYIRCGASPRGAQSMVAMGKVRALLAGRYALAIDDLRAVALPALRHRLGLTFEADGDRVDANQILQRIMKSLPVEAP from the coding sequence ATGAGCGAAGTCGCAACACCCCGGCGCGACATCGCTGCTGAATGCGACGCCTTCCGCGCCGTGGCTACGCAGTGGAAGGATTCCATCTGCACGCGCATCGTCGGGCTGGGCGACTCGCTCGAACAGACCCTCTGGTGCCTGCTGGCCAACGGTCACATCCTGCTCGAGGGCGTGCCCGGCCTCGGCAAGACCCTGCTCGTGCAGACCATCTCCGAGTCGGCGGGTCTGCGCGCTTCGCGCATCCAGTGCACGCCCGACCTGATGCCCGCCGACGTGCTGGGCACGACCGTGCTGGTGGAGGATCCGGTCCACGGCGGGCGCGAGCACAAATTCCGGCCCGGCCCCATCTTCACGCAGGTTCTTCTGGCCGACGAATTGAACCGCGCCACGCCGCGCAGCCAGTCGGCGCTGCTGGAGGCCATGCAGGAGCGCTCGGTGAGCGTGGGCGGAAAGACCTATCAGCTGGACAAGCCCTTCCTGGTTCTGGCGACGCAGAATCCGATCGAGCAGGAGGGAACGCACCCGCTGCCCGAGGCGCAGTTGGACCGTTTCATGGCCAAGATCGAGGTGCCCAGTCCATCTCGCGAAGCGCTGCGCACCATTCTTGAACGAACGACCAGCCAGCCGCTGCCGGCGCTCAAGGCCGTGATCACTCCCGAACAGCTGCTGGCGGCGCAGCAGCTGGCGCGAGAGGTCGTCGCGGCGCCGCAGGTGCTGGACTGGGCGATCCGCCTGGTGCTGGCGACGCAACCCGGCTCGCCCTTCTTCGGCGAATTTGCCCGGCGCTACATTCGCTGCGGGGCGAGTCCTCGCGGGGCGCAATCCATGGTTGCCATGGGCAAGGTGCGGGCGCTGCTGGCCGGGCGCTACGCGCTGGCGATCGACGACCTTCGCGCCGTGGCGCTGCCGGCGCTGCGCCATCGGCTGGGCCTGACCTTTGAAGCCGATGGCGACCGCGTGGACGCCAACCAGATCCTGCAGCGGATCATGAAGTCGCTGCCCGTGGAGGCTCCATGA